The genomic DNA ATTCAACTATACCCTTTTCAAAATTCCCTGTTCTTATTTCTGGCCCCTTAGTATCAAGTAAAATAGCTACAGGAATATTTAACTCGCCTCTAACCTCTTTAATCATATCAATTCTTTCAAGATGCTCTTCATGATTTCCATGGGAAAAGTTTAGCCTTGCCACATTAAGTCCATTCTCTACCAATGTCCCAAATATTTCTTTTGATTCACTAGCTGGGCCTATTGTACAAACAATCTTCGTTTTTCTCATATCTTCACCCCTCGTATTATTATTTACTTTTTATATTGATAATATTTTAGTAAGCTCATACATCTCTTTATCAATTTCTTTATCCTTTTCAAGTGCTTCATTTATATCTAAATCAATAATTTTATTTTCCTTTATTCCAATGGCTCTACCCTTCTTACCTTCTAAGAGAAGCTCGATACTTTTTGAGCCAAACCTACTTGCAAGCACCCTGTCGCGGGCGGTAGGTGTCCCTCCTCTTTGCAGGTGTCCCATGATAGTTACGCGAGTTTCTATATCTGTTCTTTTATTTATTTCCTCAGCTATTTCATAGGGCTTACCAATCCCTTCAGCAACCATAATAATACTGTGAAGTTTACCACGGTTCCTACCACTAATAAGCTTCTTACAAATTGCGTCCATATTAAAATCAATTTCTGGTATCATTATACTTTCTGCTCCACCTGCAAGTCCAGCATATAAGGCAATATCTCCACAATGCCTTCCCATTACTTCAACTATATTGGCTCTTCCATGGGATGATGATGTGTCTCTTAAGTTTCCAATAGCATTTACAACGGTATTAACGGCAGTATCAAATCCAATGGTGTAATCTGTGTATCCTAAATCATTATCTATAGTTCCAGGTATTCCTATAGTGGGAAAACCACTTTCACTCAAATCCTTTGCTCCTCTAAAGGAACCATCCCCTCCAATTATAACTAAACCATCGATACCAAATATTCTTAGAACATCTAGGGCTTTTTGAAATCCTCTTTCTGTCATAAATTCCTTACTTCGGGCAGACCTAAGTATTGTCCCACCTCGATGTATTATATCCCCTACAGAGGAAAGGTTCATATCTTCAATGTCTCCCTCTAAAAGCCCCTGATATCCCCTTTTAATACCTACAATCTTTAAGTCCTTAAAAATAGCTGTTCTTATAATAGACCTAATCGCGGCATTCATACCTGGGGCATCTCCTCCACTTGTTAAAACACCTACTTTTCTCACAAAATCACTCCTTATATGCAATTCATATAGGGTTATGAAGAAAGCAAATACTAGATATCAAGATGTCTAAATTAGTTTTATATTACTAAAAAACATACAATCCAATATCATAAATAATTTTTATAACCCTTAATATATTTAAGGGAAGTAATATTACTTCCCTATAAATTTTCTATCTGCAAACATCAAAGTTGTATCTAAATAAAGGCCATTAAGTCTTAGCTATCTCAAAATATATTTTTAAATTAATACTCATCACTTAAAACATTATGTGCTTCATCTGCTTCAGCCTCTGGTACTAATAATTCAAACATACCATCTTCTTTTTTACCAATTGTTCTTATTTTCACTAAAAATCCCTCTAAACTTAGTTTATCTTTTATTCTTTCAGCATCCTTTTCTTGGTGCGTTACATATATTACAGTCCACATACGGGTCTTCCCTTCCAAAACCTAATTTTGTTTTAATTTTAAATCATTTTGAGTAAAATTTCAATAGAACAAAGTATGTAATTATTTTTACAAAGCCTATACATGATGATATTTATTGGCCTATAGCAAGCTATATTCATAAAAGTGCCTATAGTTTAAATTTTCTATAATTATTTTTGTCTATTAAGTAGTATTCTTCTATTTTCTTCATATAATTAATATAACACTATTTTTGATATACAAATAAATAAGGAAATTGCATAATTGTAACTTGGCTGGGTTGCATAATACATTGAGTACGGCTTTTGAGATTTCAAAACTATATATAGTAGACAATTTTCACAGAAGGTAATTATGCAATTTGCTCAAACAATAATTTATATTGAATTAATTTAAGGAGGCCTATTTTTGAAAAATATTGTCGTAAAAATGATGCTGGATAGAGGCGTAAACATTGAAGATATAGCAAATTTAGTTTATTTTCTTCAATCAAAATATTGTAAATTAACTATTGAAGAATGTATAAGCTGTGTAGATAGAGTTTTAGAAAAACGAGAGGTTCAACATGCAATATTAACCGGTATTGCCCTAGATATTTTAGCAGAACAGGATAAATTAGAAGAACCTCTACTGAGCATACTAAAAAAAGATGAATCATTATACGGCATTGATGAAATATTAGCCCTTAGTATAACCAATATATATGGATCAATTGGACTAACAAACTTTGGCTATTTAGATAAAGAAAAAATAGGAATACTAAAGGAGCTTAACATTAAGGGCCCTAGGGTTCATACTTTTTTAGACGATCTAGTTGCAGGAATTGCAGCAGCCGCTTCAGCAAGAATTGCACATTCTAAAGCCGACAGTTAACACTATATAATATTGAATCTAGCAAATTTTTATAGAGTCCTTACCTAAAATATCCTTTAATTCTTTTATAATGCTTTCATCAACCTTAATCCATAAATCTTTATCAGCCAATAACTTTCTTTTTTCCGATTCTATATATATATATACAGGTGTATTCCCCCTTTTTTTCTTTAAAATTTCTTTGATTTTGTTCATCATTGTCATATCTCTATCCCTCAATTTTAAATACAACTTCTTTTCTTTCTTAGACATTGATCTAAGAGTATTTGTTGTAATCATATTAACATTTTCTTCAGTTAAAGGAAGAATATTTTCAGCTATTATTTTAGGTTCTTCGTCTTCCTTTAAATTTATTTTCCCAACCACTGTTATTATACTGTCTTCAAACAAATATGAACTACATCTATCGTAAACTCCTGGAAAAACTATAACTTCAATGGTTCCAAACAAATCCTCCAGAGTCAAAAAAGCCATAAGATTATTATTTTTAGTTGTCTTGTTCAATTTTTTCATTATTATGCCAGGAATAACAATTCTATGGCCATCTCGCAACCCCTGTTTTGTCTCATCTTCACTAAGTTCCTTTAGATCATTAGAATTCACGCTTGAAACTTTATTTATTAGGTGTTCATATTCTGAGAGGGGATGTCCACTTAAATAAATTCCCAACATTTCCTTTTCAAAATTTAATAAATACTTATGAGAAAATTCTTTAACATCGGGTAAAATATCGTTCTTAACGGCATTAGGTAAGGTATCTTGATATGAATTGAATAGGGATACCTGCCCTTCTATATTTCTTCTTCTATCCTGCTGTACCCCCTCAATCACTCTTTCATAAACAGCAAGTAGTCCAGCTCTAGTTACCCTAAGACCATCAAAGGCCCCAGCCTTT from Maledivibacter sp. includes the following:
- the pfkA gene encoding 6-phosphofructokinase, with amino-acid sequence MRKVGVLTSGGDAPGMNAAIRSIIRTAIFKDLKIVGIKRGYQGLLEGDIEDMNLSSVGDIIHRGGTILRSARSKEFMTERGFQKALDVLRIFGIDGLVIIGGDGSFRGAKDLSESGFPTIGIPGTIDNDLGYTDYTIGFDTAVNTVVNAIGNLRDTSSSHGRANIVEVMGRHCGDIALYAGLAGGAESIMIPEIDFNMDAICKKLISGRNRGKLHSIIMVAEGIGKPYEIAEEINKRTDIETRVTIMGHLQRGGTPTARDRVLASRFGSKSIELLLEGKKGRAIGIKENKIIDLDINEALEKDKEIDKEMYELTKILSI
- a CDS encoding phosphatidylglycerophosphatase A; translated protein: MKNIVVKMMLDRGVNIEDIANLVYFLQSKYCKLTIEECISCVDRVLEKREVQHAILTGIALDILAEQDKLEEPLLSILKKDESLYGIDEILALSITNIYGSIGLTNFGYLDKEKIGILKELNIKGPRVHTFLDDLVAGIAAAASARIAHSKADS